A region of the Candidatus Gastranaerophilales bacterium genome:
TTTTCAAAGCCGCCATTGTGCAATCACCTTTATCTGAGATGTATTCAAAAATACGTCCTGCGTCTTCGCCGATTGCGTTAATTTCGATTGAAATTTCTGTTGCTAACATTTTTTATGTCCTCCATTTTAGTGAAATTAAAAATTGTTTAACCTAACCTCTGTTTTAATAATAATAGAAAAAAATTTTTTGTACAAGCGTTTTTGACCGCCATTGACCAAAAACATTTAAACGTATGATTTTTATTTTATGTTAAAAGTTATAGTTACTGTTGCTGTAATTTTAATTTCTCCCGCTTCTATTGTTACAGGAGTAGAGTCCGCTTCGCTGCCTGCGGCTTTCATGCTCATAAAGTTGTCTGCATAAACCGCACGCGGTACCAAATTCGAACAGTTATAGGAAATATTTGCTACATTTACTATTTTCATTCCCAGTGAATTAAGCAGAGCTTCGGCGTTTTTTCTCGCTTTTTGAGCTGCTTGAGCTGTTAATTGATTGCAAACAGCATCTGTGTTTTCCAATGTAAAGACCAGATTGTCTACATTATTTGCTCCGTTTTTCACTGCTATATCAATTAGCTTGCCTACTTTATTGATATCTTTAAGTTTCAAATTTACGTTGTTTTTTACCTCGTAATCTTTGAACATATTTTTTTTGGTTATATTGTTGTACTCATAATTAGGGTTTAGCGAATATGCGCTTGTTTTAACAGTTTCATCAGGGGTTAAAGATTTTTTCAACGCGTTAATCATTTGTGTTGTTTTTTTGTTGTTCAGACTTACGGCTGTTTCGCTGTTTTTATCATTGGTTATAACGCTAAAAGTTACATACACGGTATCAGGCGCTATGGATTTTTCTTCTTTTGCCGTCGATGAAATTTTTCCGTTTTCAGCTGAATTGGCAAAAGTTTTATAATTTATTCCCAATGTGCCGATGGCAACAAGAAATACAAACAGTGCAATTAAAATTTTATTGGACATTTTCATCGTTTGGCTCCTTTGATTCAAGTTCTAAACGGTTAATAATATTTTTACAGTGTTCTTCGTTTAATTCGTCTGAGTTGTTAAACTTTATGGATACTTTGTTTCTCAAAATTAAAAAAAACATTATGACAAAAGCTGCCCAAAGCAGGAACGCCTGAAACAAACTTATAACAGGCAATGACAGTCCGGTATGCAGAAATTCGTTCCACAGGTACTTCAATCCCATGGCAGGGAACACTACAAACCCGTATGCTAAACACATAAAAATAAACATTATAAACAGCAGTCCCGGAATACCTGAGATTTGTATTATTTTAAAGTTTTTGCTCATTTGACGTCCTTTTTGTTTGTTCAATTAATTGTAAAAATTCGTGTTCATCAAGTATTGTAACACCTAATTTTTGGGCCTTTTCTAATTTGGACCCTGAATCTTCACCGCTTACTACGTAATCGGTCTTTTTGCTTACGGAACCTGCTGTAGCCGCACCCAGCGCTTTTACAATATCAGAAGCTTCGCTGCGGTTCATTTCG
Encoded here:
- a CDS encoding SIMPL domain-containing protein (The SIMPL domain is named for its presence in mouse protein SIMPL (signalling molecule that associates with mouse pelle-like kinase). Bacterial member BP26, from Brucella, was shown to assemble into a channel-like structure, while YggE from E. coli has been associated with resistance to oxidative stress.) — protein: MKMSNKILIALFVFLVAIGTLGINYKTFANSAENGKISSTAKEEKSIAPDTVYVTFSVITNDKNSETAVSLNNKKTTQMINALKKSLTPDETVKTSAYSLNPNYEYNNITKKNMFKDYEVKNNVNLKLKDINKVGKLIDIAVKNGANNVDNLVFTLENTDAVCNQLTAQAAQKARKNAEALLNSLGMKIVNVANISYNCSNLVPRAVYADNFMSMKAAGSEADSTPVTIEAGEIKITATVTITFNIK